In one Lachnospiraceae bacterium GAM79 genomic region, the following are encoded:
- a CDS encoding Na/Pi cotransporter family protein has product MDFFSILTLLGGVGLFLFGMNMMGDSLKNLAGGSLERILEKLTTGKSQATGAIKGFGLGTGVTAIIQSSAATTIMLIGFVNAGIMKLSQAIPVVFGANVGSTATAQILRLGDLGEDMFILKLLKPSSFAPVLIGIGAFIILFAHKKKHKDIAGILVGLGILFLGMNTMEAVFAPLKESETFQNLFISFSNPLLGILIGLILTAIIQSSSASVGILQALSSTGVVSYGSSIPIIIGINIGKCFAILLGSIGANKKAKRVAMSYLLFNIIGAIFFVVVIYGLQLFITFPFMDKIINRGVIANLHFMFNFIIAILLLPFANKIADLTGKIIGDDMESKIDKELASLDPMLLDTPNIALTQAQKVMFSMTDSIKENFELGSQLLSEYNEETAGKLLENEMFIDKCESALNEYLLKITSKRLHSSERKLASELLNSVSDLERIGDHCENLLIVSRKISDEKISFSTQGTMEINTLLQATANIIDTTFTAFKNDDLTAVSRIEPLAQSITEVKEIIKDHHVIRLQTGDCDIDGGFALVDILTSLDRIGSHCSNIGLHIAKKLTTDSFDEMHGHIYTNGYKTSEEYKALYCYYMSLYSDPITEKYKASLSELEHKISQSDANKSSAPKSVDLNTAKADKNEQHTKKEPKLKEIKKAKIEKVKQKKDSKKK; this is encoded by the coding sequence GTGGACTTTTTTTCAATTCTGACTTTACTGGGAGGCGTAGGGCTTTTCCTGTTTGGAATGAACATGATGGGTGATTCCCTGAAAAATCTGGCAGGAGGAAGTCTGGAACGGATACTTGAAAAACTGACGACCGGTAAAAGTCAGGCAACCGGTGCGATTAAAGGCTTTGGGCTCGGTACCGGTGTCACAGCGATCATTCAGAGTTCAGCAGCAACTACGATCATGCTGATCGGTTTTGTAAATGCCGGTATTATGAAGCTCAGTCAGGCAATTCCGGTAGTATTTGGTGCCAATGTCGGCAGCACCGCAACTGCACAGATTCTGCGGCTTGGTGATCTTGGCGAAGATATGTTTATCCTCAAATTATTAAAACCGTCTTCTTTTGCACCCGTTCTGATCGGTATTGGTGCTTTTATCATTCTGTTTGCCCATAAGAAAAAACATAAAGATATCGCCGGTATCTTAGTCGGTCTTGGTATCTTATTCCTTGGTATGAATACAATGGAAGCTGTGTTCGCTCCTTTAAAAGAATCCGAAACCTTCCAGAACCTGTTCATTTCTTTCAGCAATCCACTCCTTGGTATCCTGATCGGTCTTATCTTAACAGCGATCATCCAGAGTTCCTCTGCTTCGGTCGGTATCCTTCAGGCATTATCCTCAACAGGAGTTGTTTCCTATGGTTCTTCGATTCCAATTATTATCGGTATTAATATAGGAAAGTGTTTCGCGATCCTGCTCGGCAGTATCGGTGCAAACAAAAAGGCAAAACGTGTTGCCATGTCCTATCTGTTATTTAATATTATCGGTGCGATCTTCTTCGTTGTTGTGATCTATGGACTTCAGTTGTTTATCACATTCCCATTCATGGATAAGATCATCAACCGTGGTGTAATTGCAAACCTGCATTTTATGTTTAACTTTATCATTGCGATCCTACTGCTTCCATTCGCAAATAAGATCGCAGATCTGACCGGTAAGATCATCGGTGACGATATGGAATCCAAGATTGACAAAGAGCTTGCGTCTCTCGATCCAATGCTTCTTGATACACCAAACATCGCTCTTACCCAGGCACAGAAGGTAATGTTCTCCATGACAGACTCCATCAAGGAAAACTTCGAACTTGGAAGTCAGTTATTATCGGAATATAATGAAGAAACTGCCGGAAAACTTCTGGAAAATGAGATGTTCATTGATAAATGCGAAAGTGCGTTAAACGAATATCTGTTAAAGATCACCTCCAAGCGACTGCATTCATCCGAACGAAAGCTGGCATCGGAATTATTAAACAGTGTCAGTGACCTGGAACGAATCGGTGACCACTGTGAAAATCTTCTGATCGTCAGCAGAAAGATCTCCGATGAAAAGATCTCCTTCTCTACACAGGGAACCATGGAGATCAATACGCTCTTACAGGCTACAGCCAATATCATCGATACAACCTTTACTGCTTTTAAAAATGATGATCTGACTGCTGTTTCCCGTATCGAACCGCTTGCTCAGTCGATCACAGAGGTAAAAGAGATCATCAAAGATCACCATGTTATCCGTTTACAGACCGGAGACTGCGATATCGACGGTGGTTTTGCTCTTGTAGATATCCTGACCAGTCTGGATCGTATCGGAAGTCACTGTTCCAATATCGGACTTCATATTGCAAAGAAATTAACTACAGATTCCTTTGACGAAATGCATGGTCATATCTACACAAATGGATATAAGACCTCCGAAGAATACAAAGCACTCTACTGTTACTACATGTCTCTGTACTCTGATCCGATCACCGAAAAGTATAAAGCGAGCCTGTCAGAGCTGGAACATAAGATCTCGCAATCAGATGCAAATAAATCTTCTGCTCCGAAATCTGTGGATCTGAACACAGCTAAGGCAGATAAAAACGAACAGCATACCAAAAAAGAGCCTAAATTAAAAGAAATCAAAAAGGCAAAGATTGAAAAAGTAAAACAGAAGAAAGACTCTAAGAAAAAATAA
- a CDS encoding thiamine diphosphokinase gives MNRYLIVTGGTVSKRLLETVLSDYDFQKIIACDKGLEICKECNILPNLIIGDFDSAKIDVVAAYRGKTEFLDLDTHKDFTDTHVAISYILEQEIRPDEVILVGATGTRMDHTLANIGLLKQFAEARISAYLIDEHNRITMTAHRHIVKRNDAYRYVSLLPYTEQVTGVTLQGFYYNAQGLTLKLGESIGVSNELIAECGLIEFESGLLIVIESRD, from the coding sequence ATGAATCGATATTTAATCGTTACAGGAGGAACCGTTTCAAAAAGATTGCTTGAAACGGTTCTTTCCGATTATGATTTTCAAAAAATAATAGCATGTGATAAAGGACTTGAGATCTGTAAGGAATGTAATATACTGCCGAATCTGATCATTGGAGACTTTGATTCTGCAAAGATAGATGTCGTAGCGGCATATCGGGGAAAAACAGAATTTCTGGATCTGGATACACATAAGGATTTTACAGATACCCATGTTGCAATCTCGTATATACTGGAGCAGGAGATCAGACCGGATGAAGTAATTCTGGTTGGAGCAACCGGAACCCGTATGGATCATACCCTTGCCAATATTGGCTTATTAAAGCAGTTTGCAGAGGCCAGAATATCGGCATATCTGATCGACGAGCATAACAGGATTACGATGACAGCACACCGGCATATTGTGAAGCGTAACGATGCATACAGATATGTGTCACTGCTTCCATATACGGAACAGGTGACCGGAGTAACGCTTCAGGGTTTTTATTATAATGCGCAGGGGCTTACATTGAAGCTTGGAGAAAGCATCGGCGTCAGCAATGAGCTGATCGCAGAGTGCGGCCTGATCGAATTTGAATCCGGATTGTTAATTGTAATTGAAAGCCGTGATTGA
- the pknB gene encoding Stk1 family PASTA domain-containing Ser/Thr kinase produces the protein MLNPGMILSNRYEIIELIGTGGMSEVYKAKCHVLNRYVAIKVLKPEFSSDVNFVTKFRIEAQSAAGLSHPNIVNVYDVGEDNGIYYIVMELVEGITLKEYIQKKGRLLPEQAIDFSIQIAQGLEVAHQNHTIHRDIKPQNIIVSKNGGIKVTDFGIARAASSNTMTANAMGSVHYISPEQARGGFSDERSDIYSLGITMYEMVTGHVPFEGENNVAVALMHIQGEMVSPREYYPDIPTSLEKIILKCTQKKAERRYLTASALIADLKRVQANPDIDCVVVPPVVPNSPTVEITSDEMKAIKEGRQMNEAPVVEETPSSVVERPDITPIIPPSKFDNLFDDDDDDDSYGDEGMAPEDDDDNEIEELDPKLKKIIMISSVAVVIIIAILVAILILKITSPGGLGGIFSGNNKKTENSSEENSGDSTEDGSTDEDTSDKATIPMVNVVGLYKTAAEEELKKAGFTAYTIETATDDKVEEGYVISQSVDEGTAIPADEKIVITVSEGKEDVEVPNVTGYSDDQATTLLTEAGFVVTHGYEYDDTVEKNKVISQSPEGKTMQKSGSTVKIIISNGKEVEEVEVPNLVGKSESKAAELLEKAGLSGKVSHANSDEVKKGQVISQDVSAGSSVEKGSTVGYVISDGPEKVTYSVKFTGSITNSGFDFATFGNVTVNVTYTVGDATYKLYSGAAGEDSFPLDIGSADPIGGLSQNSGTFAVTITDSDGIDVTSSFNTSGLSASFSKE, from the coding sequence ATGTTAAATCCAGGAATGATACTCAGTAATCGTTATGAGATAATAGAATTGATCGGTACAGGCGGTATGTCAGAAGTCTATAAGGCAAAATGTCATGTACTGAACAGATATGTTGCAATTAAAGTATTAAAACCGGAATTTAGTTCTGATGTAAATTTTGTTACAAAGTTTAGAATTGAAGCACAGTCCGCAGCCGGACTTTCTCATCCGAATATCGTAAACGTATATGATGTCGGAGAGGATAATGGTATCTATTATATAGTAATGGAACTTGTAGAGGGCATTACTTTAAAAGAATATATTCAGAAAAAAGGCAGATTGCTGCCTGAGCAGGCAATTGATTTTTCTATTCAGATAGCCCAAGGCCTGGAGGTAGCTCATCAGAACCATACGATCCACCGAGATATTAAGCCGCAGAATATTATTGTATCGAAAAATGGCGGAATCAAGGTTACAGATTTTGGTATTGCAAGAGCTGCTTCATCAAATACAATGACAGCGAATGCAATGGGAAGTGTACATTATATCTCTCCGGAGCAGGCAAGAGGCGGATTCAGTGATGAGAGAAGCGATATATATTCTCTTGGTATCACCATGTATGAGATGGTTACGGGACATGTACCGTTTGAAGGCGAGAATAATGTTGCAGTCGCTCTTATGCATATACAGGGAGAGATGGTTTCTCCTAGAGAATATTATCCGGATATTCCAACCAGTTTGGAAAAGATAATTTTAAAATGCACACAGAAGAAAGCAGAACGCAGATATTTGACTGCAAGCGCATTGATTGCAGATTTGAAACGTGTACAGGCAAATCCTGACATAGATTGTGTTGTAGTTCCACCGGTTGTACCAAATTCACCGACGGTAGAGATCACATCGGATGAGATGAAAGCGATCAAAGAGGGCAGACAGATGAATGAAGCACCTGTTGTTGAGGAAACTCCGTCAAGTGTAGTGGAACGTCCGGATATTACTCCGATCATTCCGCCATCCAAATTTGATAATCTGTTTGACGATGATGACGATGATGATTCATATGGTGATGAGGGGATGGCTCCGGAGGACGATGATGATAATGAGATCGAGGAATTGGATCCGAAGCTTAAGAAGATCATTATGATATCCAGTGTAGCAGTTGTGATTATCATTGCGATTCTTGTTGCAATCCTGATTCTTAAGATTACAAGCCCCGGTGGACTTGGAGGAATATTCTCCGGAAATAATAAAAAGACGGAAAACAGTTCAGAAGAAAATTCAGGAGATTCCACCGAAGATGGATCTACAGATGAGGATACTTCGGATAAGGCGACGATTCCTATGGTCAATGTAGTAGGTCTTTATAAGACGGCTGCAGAAGAAGAATTAAAGAAAGCAGGATTTACTGCATATACAATTGAGACGGCAACGGATGATAAGGTAGAAGAAGGTTATGTTATCAGTCAGAGTGTAGATGAAGGAACAGCGATTCCTGCTGATGAGAAAATTGTTATTACGGTATCAGAGGGAAAAGAAGATGTCGAAGTACCTAATGTAACAGGTTATTCGGATGATCAGGCAACTACACTTCTTACGGAAGCCGGATTTGTTGTTACTCATGGTTATGAATATGATGATACGGTAGAGAAGAATAAGGTTATCAGTCAGTCACCGGAAGGAAAAACGATGCAGAAATCCGGTTCAACAGTTAAGATCATAATAAGTAATGGTAAAGAGGTTGAGGAAGTTGAGGTCCCGAATCTGGTTGGTAAATCTGAAAGCAAGGCAGCCGAATTGTTGGAAAAGGCAGGATTAAGCGGTAAAGTATCGCATGCAAACAGTGATGAGGTTAAGAAAGGTCAGGTTATCAGTCAGGATGTTTCAGCCGGCTCGTCTGTAGAAAAAGGTTCAACAGTTGGTTATGTGATCAGTGATGGACCTGAAAAAGTAACATATTCTGTTAAATTTACAGGAAGTATAACAAATTCCGGATTCGATTTTGCAACCTTTGGAAATGTGACAGTCAATGTTACCTATACGGTTGGTGACGCAACCTATAAGTTGTATTCCGGAGCTGCAGGAGAGGATTCGTTCCCTCTGGATATAGGATCTGCAGATCCTATCGGTGGCTTATCGCAGAACTCCGGTACATTTGCAGTAACAATTACGGATTCAGATGGAATAGATGTAACATCGAGCTTTAATACCAGTGGTCTGTCTGCGTCATTCTCAAAGGAATAG
- a CDS encoding LCP family protein, whose product MSDNIFSDEDFDDYNDTDDVHYEKSPAREPVRRSASGNGRKKRKKKSRNKPWIIALIVEVLVIILGVVLFVNAYINSALGKMHYEKLEGVKANDDLSEETVKKMTGYTTIALFGVDSRDIDMVENGARSDAIIIVSINNDTQEVKMSSVYRDTYLELANDSQSYEKVTHAYAYGGAKEAINTLNKNLDLNITAYVTVNFKALTEAIDALGGLDIELKSSELDKLNQCIDEQQRVNGIQSSYVYETGVVHLDGVQATAYARIRSTDQGDITRAWRQRKVISLMIEKAKSAGISKLNDCLNAVVDDISSSLTKKEIMDLATNCFNYKLKSSTGFPFTWSTPTLGSKGSLVVAGDLENNVVVLHRYLFNDYDYVPSQTVKNISANIINDTGYYNQIDLDTFTVEDDPDSIVNE is encoded by the coding sequence ATGAGCGATAATATTTTTAGCGATGAAGATTTTGACGATTATAATGATACAGATGATGTTCATTACGAGAAATCACCGGCCAGAGAACCGGTAAGAAGAAGCGCTTCCGGAAATGGTAGAAAAAAGAGAAAGAAGAAAAGCAGAAACAAACCATGGATTATTGCATTGATCGTAGAAGTACTTGTGATCATCCTTGGAGTTGTATTATTTGTAAATGCTTATATCAATTCTGCCCTTGGCAAGATGCACTACGAGAAGTTAGAGGGTGTAAAGGCCAATGATGACCTGTCAGAAGAAACAGTAAAGAAGATGACCGGATATACGACGATTGCATTGTTTGGTGTTGACAGCCGAGATATTGATATGGTAGAGAACGGAGCACGTTCTGATGCGATCATTATTGTAAGCATCAATAATGACACACAGGAAGTCAAGATGTCTTCCGTATATCGTGATACTTATTTAGAGCTTGCCAATGACTCACAGAGTTATGAAAAAGTAACACATGCATATGCATATGGCGGTGCCAAGGAAGCAATCAATACATTAAATAAGAATCTTGACCTGAATATCACAGCTTATGTAACTGTAAATTTCAAGGCACTTACAGAAGCAATCGATGCACTTGGTGGCCTTGATATCGAATTGAAGTCCAGCGAGCTTGACAAGCTGAATCAGTGTATCGATGAACAGCAGAGAGTCAATGGCATCCAGTCTTCTTATGTATATGAGACAGGTGTTGTACATCTCGATGGTGTTCAGGCTACCGCATATGCAAGAATCCGAAGTACAGACCAGGGAGATATCACAAGAGCATGGAGACAGAGAAAGGTTATCAGCCTTATGATCGAAAAGGCAAAGAGTGCCGGAATCTCCAAGTTAAATGACTGTCTGAATGCAGTTGTAGATGATATCAGCTCCAGCCTTACAAAGAAAGAGATCATGGATCTTGCAACGAACTGCTTCAATTACAAACTGAAATCCTCAACCGGTTTCCCATTTACATGGTCAACACCGACACTTGGAAGCAAGGGAAGTCTGGTTGTAGCAGGAGATCTGGAGAACAATGTAGTTGTTCTTCACAGATATCTGTTTAACGATTATGATTATGTTCCATCCCAGACAGTTAAAAATATCAGTGCAAATATCATCAACGATACAGGATATTATAACCAGATCGATCTGGATACGTTTACAGTAGAAGATGATCCGGATTCAATTGTTAATGAATAG
- a CDS encoding Stp1/IreP family PP2C-type Ser/Thr phosphatase: protein MRSDGRTDIGKKRVQNQDSIFFTDEPIGPLPNLYIVADGMGGHKAGDVASKTAIECVTEYIKESAINNSVSVLKRAILYANDKIYKMAKENEDWKGMGTTLVAAVCEDDILYVANIGDSRLYFIDDEIRQVTMDHSLVEELIRSGQLDRNKGRNHPEKNIITRALGISDKIMTDFFELEMKQGDGILLCSDGLSNMLEDDEIKEIVLESSGDITAAVEKLIDRANYYGGRDNISVVVAVK, encoded by the coding sequence ATGAGATCTGATGGAAGAACCGACATCGGTAAGAAAAGAGTTCAGAATCAGGACAGCATTTTCTTTACAGATGAGCCGATCGGACCATTACCCAATCTTTATATAGTGGCAGACGGAATGGGTGGTCATAAGGCAGGAGATGTTGCATCAAAGACTGCGATAGAATGTGTAACTGAATATATAAAAGAGAGTGCAATAAATAACTCGGTATCCGTTCTAAAAAGAGCGATTCTGTATGCCAATGACAAGATATATAAAATGGCAAAGGAAAATGAGGATTGGAAGGGAATGGGAACGACCCTTGTAGCTGCTGTATGTGAGGATGATATATTATATGTAGCAAATATCGGTGACAGCAGATTGTATTTCATAGATGATGAGATACGGCAGGTAACGATGGATCATTCACTGGTTGAAGAGCTGATCCGTTCCGGTCAGCTTGATCGAAATAAAGGACGTAACCATCCGGAAAAGAACATTATTACTAGAGCACTTGGAATATCTGACAAGATTATGACAGACTTTTTTGAATTAGAGATGAAACAGGGGGATGGAATCCTTCTTTGCTCAGATGGTCTTTCTAATATGCTTGAGGATGATGAGATAAAAGAAATCGTGTTGGAGAGCAGCGGGGATATAACAGCAGCGGTTGAAAAGTTGATAGACAGAGCGAATTACTATGGTGGTAGAGATAATATATCCGTAGTGGTAGCTGTAAAATAG
- the rpe gene encoding ribulose-phosphate 3-epimerase, with protein MLKLSPSVLSADFGHLAEDIQIIDQAGSEYIHLDVMDGSFVPNISFGAPVIKSVRPVSDKVFDVHLMIDEPTRFLQDYKNCGADIVTVHAEACKHLHRTIAAIKELGMKAGVALNPATPLSVIDYVLEDVDMVLIMSVNPGFGGQKFIPSSLRKIAETRKLLNSRGLQTDIQVDGGVTLANAAEIIRAGANVLVAGSAVFKGDKTENVKAFRKIFSEIQ; from the coding sequence ATGTTAAAGCTGTCACCTTCAGTATTATCTGCGGATTTTGGACATCTGGCAGAAGATATACAGATCATAGATCAGGCAGGAAGTGAATATATTCATCTGGATGTTATGGATGGGTCCTTTGTGCCGAATATTTCATTTGGAGCACCGGTTATCAAGAGTGTTCGTCCGGTATCTGATAAGGTGTTTGATGTTCATCTTATGATTGATGAACCGACGCGTTTCTTACAGGATTATAAGAATTGTGGAGCAGATATCGTAACAGTACATGCAGAAGCCTGCAAGCACCTTCATAGAACCATCGCAGCCATAAAAGAGCTGGGAATGAAAGCCGGAGTTGCATTAAATCCTGCAACACCATTATCAGTAATTGATTATGTATTAGAGGATGTAGATATGGTTCTGATCATGTCGGTAAATCCGGGTTTTGGCGGACAGAAATTTATTCCGTCTTCTCTGCGGAAGATTGCAGAGACCAGAAAACTGTTAAACAGCCGTGGACTTCAGACGGATATTCAGGTGGATGGTGGTGTTACCCTTGCAAATGCAGCAGAGATTATTCGGGCAGGAGCGAATGTATTGGTTGCCGGTTCGGCAGTATTTAAAGGGGACAAGACAGAGAATGTAAAAGCCTTCCGTAAGATTTTTTCAGAAATACAGTAG
- a CDS encoding Cof-type HAD-IIB family hydrolase, which yields MKKIIALDIDGTLTNSKKEVTQPTLDKIIEIQEKGHVVAIASGRPLPGIRKIADTLKLDKYEGYVLAFNGGRIVDYKTGEVVYQACVDNDIARRIYDYCVKKKIGMVTYEGDTVITGTPIDEYMSLEARLNFMEIHQVDNFKEYIDFPLNKCLLTAESTVAEQVEQELNALYGDKVTVFRSEPFFVEIMPKNVHKATSLEKLLKYLDMDVKDLIACGDGFNDLTMIDYAGVGVAMGNAQQIVKDHADYITLTNDEDGLVPVIEKFILNL from the coding sequence ATGAAGAAGATTATTGCATTAGATATTGATGGCACACTTACAAATTCAAAAAAAGAAGTGACACAGCCGACACTTGATAAGATCATCGAGATACAGGAGAAGGGACATGTAGTAGCAATTGCTTCAGGCAGACCGCTTCCCGGGATCAGAAAGATAGCTGATACATTGAAGCTTGATAAATATGAAGGCTATGTACTTGCATTTAATGGTGGAAGAATCGTTGATTATAAGACAGGAGAAGTGGTATATCAGGCATGTGTCGATAATGATATTGCACGGAGAATCTATGATTATTGTGTGAAAAAGAAGATTGGAATGGTTACTTATGAAGGAGATACAGTTATCACAGGTACGCCGATCGACGAATATATGAGTCTTGAAGCAAGATTGAATTTTATGGAGATACATCAGGTGGACAATTTCAAAGAGTATATTGATTTTCCGCTGAACAAATGTCTTCTGACGGCGGAAAGTACTGTTGCAGAACAGGTGGAACAGGAATTAAATGCACTATATGGTGATAAAGTTACGGTTTTTCGTTCCGAACCGTTCTTTGTAGAGATCATGCCGAAGAACGTCCATAAGGCAACTTCGCTTGAAAAGCTTTTGAAATATCTGGATATGGATGTCAAGGATCTGATCGCATGCGGAGATGGATTTAACGACTTGACCATGATAGATTATGCGGGAGTCGGAGTGGCAATGGGAAATGCACAGCAGATCGTAAAAGATCATGCGGATTATATCACACTTACTAATGATGAAGATGGTCTGGTTCCGGTGATCGAGAAGTTTATTTTAAATTTATAG
- a CDS encoding 23S rRNA (pseudouridine(1915)-N(3))-methyltransferase RlmH — MTFKIVCVGRIKETYYTDMIDAYKRQIGRKHELVIIQHEDEKIPQNASDTIKKKIVDTESHKCMESIGKSEYVIALCINGKKCTTELLREKIRQAEDRGITTVTFLIGGSLGMSDELIRKADFKLSYSNMTFPHQLMRVMLLDQLQIICDM; from the coding sequence ATGACATTTAAAATAGTGTGTGTGGGTAGAATAAAAGAGACGTATTACACTGATATGATCGATGCATATAAAAGACAGATCGGCAGAAAACATGAACTTGTGATCATACAGCATGAAGATGAGAAAATACCACAAAATGCATCAGATACGATAAAAAAGAAAATTGTTGATACAGAGAGCCACAAATGCATGGAAAGTATTGGAAAATCAGAATATGTGATAGCGTTGTGCATTAATGGAAAGAAGTGTACAACAGAGTTATTAAGAGAAAAGATACGGCAGGCAGAAGACAGAGGGATTACGACAGTTACATTTCTGATCGGAGGCTCACTTGGGATGTCAGATGAACTGATTCGAAAGGCAGATTTTAAGCTTAGTTATTCAAATATGACATTTCCACATCAGTTAATGCGTGTCATGTTGCTTGATCAGCTTCAGATTATTTGTGATATGTAA
- the rsgA gene encoding ribosome small subunit-dependent GTPase A: MTGKIIKGIGGFYYVVCENGVTYECKAKGVFRNRKIKPLVGDNVEIEILDAEKNLGNIEDILPRFNWLNRPAVANVDQTVIIFAVSAPAPNFNLLDRFLINMEQHEVPTIICFNKIDLEGFRQSEDICRSYTKSGYEVLFISAESGYGIHTLEAVIKGKTTVFAGPSGVGKSSTLNSLFPDANVQTGGLSEKIQRGKHTTRHSELMFVDDDTYIMDTPGFSSLYTEGIEAEDLKLYFPEIAAYTGTCKFNMCNHISEPGCLVKEAVGDGRISKMRYDDYVMIYNELKEKRKW, encoded by the coding sequence ATGACAGGAAAGATCATAAAAGGTATTGGAGGTTTCTACTATGTCGTCTGCGAAAACGGCGTCACATATGAGTGTAAAGCAAAAGGAGTTTTTCGAAATCGAAAGATCAAGCCTTTAGTTGGTGACAATGTAGAGATAGAGATATTAGATGCGGAGAAGAATCTGGGCAATATTGAAGATATATTGCCCAGATTTAACTGGTTAAACAGACCTGCAGTTGCAAACGTAGATCAGACTGTAATTATTTTTGCAGTGTCTGCACCAGCACCTAACTTCAATCTGCTTGACCGCTTTCTGATCAATATGGAGCAGCATGAAGTTCCGACTATAATCTGCTTTAATAAGATAGATTTGGAAGGATTTCGTCAAAGTGAGGATATATGCAGATCTTATACAAAGAGCGGATATGAAGTGTTGTTTATCAGTGCGGAGAGCGGTTATGGAATCCATACATTAGAAGCAGTTATAAAAGGAAAGACAACGGTATTTGCAGGCCCGTCAGGAGTAGGTAAATCCTCGACGCTTAATTCGTTGTTTCCGGATGCAAATGTACAAACTGGTGGATTAAGTGAGAAGATACAGCGTGGAAAGCATACAACGAGGCATTCTGAGTTAATGTTTGTAGATGATGATACTTATATTATGGATACACCGGGTTTCAGTTCGTTATATACAGAAGGAATCGAAGCAGAAGATCTGAAGCTGTATTTTCCTGAGATTGCAGCATATACAGGAACCTGCAAATTCAATATGTGTAATCATATCAGTGAACCGGGATGTCTGGTAAAAGAAGCCGTCGGTGATGGCAGGATCAGTAAGATGCGGTATGATGATTATGTCATGATATACAATGAATTAAAAGAAAAGAGGAAATGGTAA
- a CDS encoding 23S rRNA (pseudouridine(1915)-N(3))-methyltransferase RlmH codes for MNYELFVNQKKISAGTKDAVAEYIKRLSPFCKVTVIPCKKAPKPVQDAYNIQLLPDKAGTQTISSEQFASKINRMNVNGYSHICYYIGFPASDAYNESFFISSMSMSDEVTLIAFTEQLYRAYTINNHITYHK; via the coding sequence ATGAATTACGAGCTTTTTGTTAATCAGAAAAAAATATCAGCCGGTACAAAAGACGCTGTTGCGGAATATATAAAACGACTTTCCCCTTTCTGTAAGGTCACCGTCATTCCATGCAAAAAAGCTCCGAAGCCTGTTCAGGATGCGTATAACATCCAGCTTCTTCCCGATAAGGCAGGCACTCAGACCATATCCTCCGAACAGTTTGCATCCAAGATCAACCGGATGAATGTAAACGGGTACTCTCACATCTGTTATTATATCGGTTTTCCGGCATCAGATGCTTATAATGAAAGCTTCTTTATTTCCAGTATGTCCATGTCCGATGAAGTAACTCTTATCGCATTTACAGAACAGTTATATCGTGCTTATACGATCAACAACCATATTACATATCACAAATAA